Proteins encoded in a region of the Enoplosus armatus isolate fEnoArm2 chromosome 16, fEnoArm2.hap1, whole genome shotgun sequence genome:
- the atat1 gene encoding alpha-tubulin N-acetyltransferase 1 has product MEFPFDINQLFSEKVSVLDQTLVAGRKSAGRPDLQAHIATVIDELGRASAKAQQLTAPITSASKLQSQRHQLYLMKDGERDGGRGVIVGFLKVGYKKLFLLDRQGVHVEAEPLCVLDFYVAENLQRHGYGLELFDFMLQHKKLEPVLMAYDRPSPKFLSFLAKHHCLTQSVPQVNNFVVFEGFFLNRSAAQLRKVPLKKPDGEIKPYSLLEREVVHQEQRALPWPFAPPHSPQRLASSQCSHSLSVGSSPSRAPLRAAPASVPGGNRGQSPQSPLIERCRARRTSSLNRSQLGFH; this is encoded by the exons ATGGAGTTTCCTTTTGATATTAACCAGTTATTCTCCGAGAAGGTCTCCGTCTTGGACCAGACCCTTGTAGCAGGTCGTAAATCAGCAGGAAG GCCAGATCTTCAAGCCCACATAGCCACAGTTATTGATGAACTTGGGAGAGCCTCAGCAAAG GCCCAACAGCTCACAGCGCCTATAACAAGTGCTTCCAAGCTGCAGTCCCAGAGGCATCAGCTCTACCTGATGAAGGACGGAGAGCGCGATGG AGGACGCGGTGTGATCGTGGGATTTCTCAAGGTCGGCTACAAGAAGTTATTTCTGCTC GACCGACAGGGTGTGCACGTAGAGGCAGAGccactgtgtgttttggatttctACGTGGCAGAGAACCTGCAGCGACATGGCTATGGGCTGGAGCTGTTCGACTTCATGTTGCAG CACAAGAAATTAGAGCCAGTTCTGATGGCTTACGACAGGCCCTCGCCCAAGTTCCTGTCTTTCCTGGCAAAGCATCACTGCCTGACACAAAGTGTTCCTCAG GTCAACAACTTTGTGGTGTTTGAGGGCTTCTTCCTCAACAGATCAG CGGCCCAGTTGAGAAAGGTTCCCCTAAAAAAGCCAGACGGAGAGATCAAGCCCTACTCTTTATTGGAGAGAGAAG TGGTTCACCAGGAGCAGAGGGCTCTTCCCTGGCCGTTCGCTCCTCCTCACTCCCCCCAGCGGTTGGCGTCCTCCCAGTGCTCCCACTCCCTCAGCGTGGGATCCTCCCCGAGCAGGGCGCCCCTTCGAGCCGCCCCAGCTTCTGTCCCTGGGGGCAACAGGGGTCAGAGCCCACAGTCTCCTCTCATCGAGCGCTGCAGGGCAAGACGCACCAG TTCCCTTAATAGATCTCAGCTGGGCTTCCATTGA